Within the Pseudomonas guangdongensis genome, the region GTCAATTCACCTGTTTTGCAATGGTACGCCTAATGGCGGGCGGCTGCATGCGACGGGTGGTCGCGCGACAGCCGCACGGGTCTTACTGTTGCTCAGCCTTTTGCGACAGGCTGTAGACGTACGCTGCGAGCAGGTGAACCTTGTCGTTGCCGAGAATCTCGTTCTGGGCGGGCATCACGCCGTTACGACCGTGGCGCAGGGTCTGCTGCACCTGGGCGAAGCTGGAACCGTACAGCCATACGCGGTCGGTCAGGTTCGGCGCGCCCATCAGCGGATTACCCTTGGCCTCGACACCGTGACAGGCTACACAGTTGGTGGCGTAGATCTGTTGACCGGCGGCAAGGTCGATGCCTTCGGGGTTCTTGAGGTCGCTCAGGCTGCGGATGTAGCCGGCAACGTTGCGGATACCCTCTTCGCCCAGTACGTCCTTCCAGGCCGGCATGGCTGCCTGGCGACCGCCGAGGATGGTGGTCTTGATGGTGTCGGCTTCGCCGCCCCACAGCCAGTCGTGGTCGGTCAGGTTGGGGAAGCCGTAGGCGCCCTTGGCGTCCGAGCCATGGCACACCGAGCAGTTGGAGGCGAACAGGCGAGCGCCCATCTTCAGGGCCTGCTCGTCCTTGGCCACTTCGGCCACCGGCATGGCGGCGTATTTGGCATACAGCGGGCCGTATTGCTCGTCGGCGCGCGCCATTTCCTTCTTCCACTGGTTGACACCGGTCCAGCCATCCTCATAGCCCGGCAGCACGCCCTTCCACTTGCCCAGGCCCGGGTAGAGGGCCAGATAGCCGACGGAGAAGATTAGGGTGCCGACGAACAGCAGGAACCACCAGCGCGGCAGCGGATTGTCGTATTCCTCGATGCCGTCGAAGGTGTGACCCATGGTCTGGTCGGTGGTGTCGGGGCGCTGGCCCTTGCGGGTCGCGAAGATCAGCCATGTCAACGCCAGCAAGGTGCCGACGGTGAGGATGGTGATGTACAGACTCCAAAAGGTAGTCATTCTTTATTGCTCCTGGAAGCGTGCTCGTCGCTCGTGGGCTTCTCGGGCGTCTCTGGTTCGTCGGCGAACGGCAGGTTGGCGGCTTCGTCGAAGTTTTTCTTGCGCTTGCCGCTGAATGCCCACAGCAGCAAGCCCGCGAAGGCGATCAGTACCAGGGCAGTGCCCAGGCCACGCAGAGTCCCGATTTCCATGGCGAGTTACCGTTTGTTCTTGATGCTGGTGCCGAGGACCTGCAGGTACGCGACGAGCGCGTCCATTTCGGTCTTGCCCTTGACCGCGTCGCGGGCGCCGGCGATGTCCTCGTCGGTGTACGGCACGCCCAGGGTACGCAGGGCTTCCATCTTGGCCGCGGTGTGCTTGCCGTCGAGCTGATGCTCGACCAGCCACGGGTAGGACGGCATCTTCGACTCGGGCACGACGTTGCGCGGGTTGTAGAGGTGCGCGCGGTGCCAGTCGTCGGAGTAGCGGCCGCCGACGCGGGCCAGGTCCGGACCGGTACGCTTGGAACCCCAGAGGAACGGATGGTCGTAGACGCTCTCGCCGGCGACCGAGTAGTGGCCGTAGCGCTCGGTCTCGGCGCGGAACGGGCGGACCATCTGCGAGTGGCAGCCGACGCAGCCTTCCTTGATGTAGATGTCGCGGCCTTCCAGCTGCAGCGCGGTATAGGGCTTGAGGCCCTCGACGGGCTCGGTGGTTTCCTTCTGGAAGAACAGCGGGACGATCTGGGTCAGACCGCCGATGCTGACGGCGAGGACCATCAGCAGGGCCATCAGGCCGATGTTCTTCTCGATGATTTCATGATTCTTCATCAGTGGGCTCCTTGAACCACGAACTGCTCGGCGGCGGCCATTTCATTGGCCTTGGCCACACGCACGGTGCGCCAGGTGTTGTAAGCCATCAGCAGCATGCCGGTGAGGAAGAAGGCGCCGCCGATCATGCGGACCAGGAAGCCGGGGTGGCTGGCTTCGAGGGCTTCGACGAAGGAGTAGGTGAGGGTACCGTCCTCGTTGACCGCACGCCACATCAGGCCCTGGGCGATGCCGTTGACCCACATGGAGGCGATGTACAGCACGGTGCCGATGGTGGCGAGCCAGAAGTGGGCGTTGATCAGGGGGATGCTGTGCATCTCCTTGCGGCCGAACACTTTCGGGATCAGGTGGTACAGCGAGCCGATGGACACCATGGCGACCCAGCCGAGGGCGCCGGCGTGGACGTGGCCGATGGTCCAGTCGGTGTAGTGGGACAGTGCGTTGACGGTCTTGATGGCCATCATCGGGCCTTCGAAGGTGGACATGCCGTAGAAGGCGAGGGAGACCACCAGGAAGCGCAGGATCGGGTCATGGCGCAGTTTGTGCCAGGCCCCGGAGAGGGTCATCATGCCGTTGATCATGCCACCCCAGCTCGGCGCCAGCAGGATCACCGACATCACCATGCCCAGGCCCTGGGCCCAGTCGGGCAGGGCGGTGTAGTGCAGGTGGTGCGGGCCGGCCCAGATGTACAGGGTGATCAGCGCCCAGAAGTGGACGATGGACAGGCGGTAGGAGTAGACCGGGCGCTCGGCCTGCTTGGGCACGAAGTAGTACATCATGCCGAGGAAGCCGGTGGTGAGGAAGAAGCCCACAGCGTTGTGGCCGTACCACCACTGGATCATGGCGTCGGTGGCACCGCTATACATCGAGTAGGACTTGAACAGGGTGACCGGGATCTCCATGTTGTTGACGATGTGCAGCATCGCCGTCACCAGGATGAAGGCGCCGAAGAACCAGTTGCCCACGTAGATGTGCTTGGCCTGGCGCTTCATCACGGTGCCGAAGAACACCACCGCGTAGGAGACCCACACCACGGCGATCAGAATGTCGATCGGCCACTCCAGTTCGGCGTACTCCTTGGAGGAAGTGAACCCCTGCGGCAGGGTGATCACTGCCAGCACGATCACCGCCTGCCAGCCCCAGAACACGAAGGAGGCAAGGGCGTCGCTGAACAAGCGGGTCTGGCAGGTGCGCTGCACCACGTAGAAGGAGGTGGCCATCAGGGCACAACCACCGAAGGCGAAGATCACCGCGTTGGTGTGCAGGGGGCGCAGGCGGCCGAAGCTGGTCCAGGGCAGGTCGAAGTTCAGGCTCGGCCATACCAACTGGGCAGCGATCAGGACACCTAGGCCCATTCCTATGACCCCCCAGATCACCGTCATGATGGCGAACTGGCGGACCACCTTATAGTTATAAGCAGTCTGACTGATTGCTGTACTCATTGCAGGGGTTCCACGGTTAATGGACTTTTCGGGACAAAAAACGGCGGCAAGTATGGAGAAAGCAGGTAGGCATTGCAACGCAACTCCCTGTTGTCAAAGGAATTGCATGCAAAGCCCGCCACCTGTCCATGCTGGCTGGCGTTTTCGTGGGAGCGCAGGCGGGGTCACGCAAGACGCCGCAAGGTCATATTGTCGCGTTGCTTTTGTAAGGAAGTGCGACTGACCGGGGAGCTTAGTCCCCTTGTGCGTTGCTGTGAAGGAAACTTCAGGCGGGGTGCGACACTTGGTCGCGCAGTAAAAGAGGGGCGTAGCGCGTTGCGCGCTACGCCCCTTGCCGCTTATTGAGCGGGTTGCTGCGAGAGGCTGTACACGTAGGCGGCGAGCAGATGCACCTTGTCGTTGCCCAGGTAGGGTTCCTGGGCAGGCATCTGGCCCTGGCGACCGTTACGGATGGTCTGCTGCAGCTGGGTCAGGCTCGAACCATAGATCCAGCCGGTGCTGGCGGTCAGGTTGGGTGCGCCCATGGCGGGTACGCCCTTGCCTTCGGCGCCGTGGCAGGCCACACAGTTGGCGGCGAAAATCTGCTGGCCGGCAGCCAGGTCGGCGCCGTGGCCTTCCGGCAGCGGTAGGCCGGCCAGTTCGCCACGCACGTAGGCGGCGACGTTTTTCACCCCGTCTTCGCCGATGACGGCGACCCAACCCGGCATGATGCCGTGACGGCCGGCGAGGATGGAGGCCTTGATGGTTTCCGCCTCGCCACCCCAGCGCCAATGGCTGTCGGTCAGGTTGGGGAAGCCGTAGCTGCCCTTGGCGTCCGAGCCATGGCACACCGAGCAGTAGGAGGCGAACATGCGCGAGCCCATCTTCAGGGCCTGCTCGTCCTTGGCCACCTCGGCCACCGGCATGGCGGCGTACTTGGCGAACAGCGGGCCGTACTCGGCGTCGGCGCGGTCCATTTCGCGCTGCCACTGCTTGACCTGGGTCCAGCCGCCTTCATAGCCCGGCAGCACGCCTTTCCAGTTGCCCAGGCCCGGGTAGAGCACCAGGTACAGGGCGCCGAAGATCAGGGTGCCGACGAACAGCAGGAACCACCAGCGCGGCAGCGGGTTGTCGTACTCCTCGATGCCGTCGAACGTGTGACCCATGGTCTGGTCGGTGGTGTCGGGGCGTTGGCCCTTGCGGGTCACGAAGATCAGCCATGCCAGCGCCAGCAGGGTGCCGACGGTGAGGATGGTGATGTAGAAACTCCAGAATCCTGTCATGGATCGTTTACTCCTGGCTGAGGCCGCGCATCAGCGCTTGTTCTTGATGCTGGTGCCGAGGACCTGCAGGTACGCGACGAGCGCGTCCATTTCGGTCTTGCCCTTGACCGCGTCGCGGGCGCCGGCGATGTCCTCGTCGGTGTACGGCACGCCCAGGGTACGCAGGGCTTCCATCTTGGCCGCGGTGTGCTTGCCGTCGAGCTGATGCTCGACCAGCCACGGGTAGGACGGCATCTTCGACTCGGGCACGACGTTGCGCGGGTTGTAGAGGTGCGCGCGGTGCCAGTCGTCGGAGTAGCGGCCGCCGACGCGGGCCAGGTCCGGACCGGTACGCTTGGAGCCCCAGAGGAACGGATGGTCGTAGACGCTCTCGCCGGCGACCGAGTAGTGGCCGTAGCGCTCGGTCTCGGCGCGGAACGGACGGACCATCTGCGAGTGGCAGCCGACGCAGCCTTCCTTGATGTAGATGTCGCGGCCTTCCAGCTGCAGCGCGGTGTAGGGCTTGAGGCCCTCGACGGGCTCGGTGGTTTCCTTCTGGAAGAACAGCGGGACGATCTGGGTCAGACCGCCGATGCTGACGGCGAGAACCATCAGCAGGGCCATCAGGCCGATGTTCTTCTCGATGATTTCATGATTCTTCATCAGTGGGCTCCTTGAACCACGAACTGCTCGGCGGCGGCCATTTCATTGGCCTTGGCCACACGCACGGTGCGCCAGACGTTGTAAGCCATCAGCAGCATGCCGGTGAGGAAGAAAGCGCCGCCGATCATGCGGACCAGGAAGCCGGGGTGGCTGGCTTCGAGGGCTTCGACGAAGGAGTAGGTGAGGGTGCCGTCCTCGTTGACCGCACGCCACATCAGGCCCTGGGCGATGCCGTTGACCCACATGGAGGCGATGTACAGCACGGTGCCGATGGTGGCGAGCCAGAAGTGGGCGTTGATCAGGGGGATGCTGTGCATCTCCTTGCGGCCGAACACTTTCGGGATCAGGTGGTACAGCGAGCCGATGGACACCATGGCGACCCAGCCGAGGGCGCCGGCGTGGACGTGGCCGATGGTCCAGTCGGTGTAGTGGGACAGTGCGTTGACGGTCTTGATGGCCATCATCGGGCCTTCGAAGGTGGACATGCCGTAGAAGGCGAGGGAGACCACCAGGAAGCGCAGGATCGGGTCATGGCGCAGTTTGTGCCAGGCCCCGGAGAGGGTCATCATGCCGTTGATCATGCCGCCCCAGCTTGGCGCCAGCAGGATCACCGACATCACCATGCCCAGCGACTGGGCCCAGTCGGGCAGGGCGGTGTAGTGCAGGTGGTGCGGGCCGGCCCAGATGTACAGGGTGATCAGCGCCCAGAAGTGGACGATGGACAGGCGGTAGGAGTAGACCGGGCGTTCGGCCTGCTTGGGCACGAAGTAGTACATCATGCCGAGGAAGCCGGTGGTGAGGAAGAAGCCCACGGCGTTGTGGCCGTACCACCACTGGATCATCGCGTCGGTGGCGCCGGCATACAGCGAGTAGGACTTGGTGAAGGTGACCGGGATCTCCAGGTTGTTGACGATGTGCAGCATCGCCGTCACCAGGATGAAGGCACCGAAGAACCAGTTGCCCACGTAGATGTGCTTGCTCTTGCGCTGCATTACGGTGCCGAAGAACACCACCGCGTAGGAGACCCACACCACGGCGATCAGGATGTCGATCGGCCACTCCAGCTCGGCGTACTCCTTGGAGGAGGTATAGCCCAGCGGCAGGGTGATGGCGGCGAGGAGGATGACGGCCTGCCAGCCCCAGAAGGTGAAGGCGACCAGCGGACCGCCGAACAGGCGGGTCTGGCAGGTGCGCTGCACCGCGTAGTAGGAAGTGGCGAACAGGGCGCAACCACCGAAGGCGAAGATCACCGCGTTGGTGTGCAGGGGGCGCAGACGGCCGAAACTGGTCCAGGGCAGGTCGAAGTTCAGACTCGGCCAGACCAGTTGTGCGGCGATCAGTACGCCGAGCCCCATCCCGACGATTCCCCAGATCACCGTCATGATGGCGAACTGGCGAACCACCCTGTAGTTATAAGCAGTCCTGAGATTTGCTGTGCTCATTTTGGAGGTTCCACGACTAATGGGCTTTGATCGGAAAAGATCAGCGTCAGGATGGATAAACCGCTATGGCAAGATGTTGATACAAATCAAAGCCCTATCGAGCGTGAGGGATTAGCGATGAATTTTTCCGGCCTGATGTGGTCTGTGCCGCCGGACGAGGTGCGCGGGCGGCTGATTCTGGCCCATGGGGCGGGCGCGCCGATGGACAGCCCGTTCATGACCGGGATGAGCGAGCGGCTGGCCGGGCGCGGCATCCTTGTGGCGCGTTTCGAGTTTCCCTACATGGCGCAGCGGCGCCAGGGCGGTGGCAAGCGCCCGCCCAACCCGCAGTCACAATTGCTGGAGTGCTGGCGGACGATCTGGCGGGAGGTGAACGCCGAGGCGTCGGGCGACTGGGCGATCGGCGGCAAGTCGATGGGCGGGCGCATGGCCAGCCTGCTGGCCGACGAGCTGGGGGCGGCGGCGCTGATCTGTCTCGGCTACCCGTTCCATGCCGCCGGCAAGCCCGAGCGGCCGCGCGTCGAGCATCTGGCCGACCTGCAGACGCCGACGCTGATCGTCCAGGGCGAGCGCGATGCGCTGGGCAACCGCGAGCGGGTCGCCGGCTATGCGCTGTCGCCCGCGATCCGGCTGCACTGGCTGGCGGCCGGCGATCACGACCTCAAGCCGCTCAAGGCCTCCGGGTACACTCACGCCGCGCATCTGGACAGCGCTGCGGCACAGGTTGCAGCCTTCTTCGTGGCGGAGTGACGGTCGTACTCAGCGGGCGAGCAACTGGCGCAGCACATGGCGGAGAATGCCACCGGCGCGGAAGTATTCGGCCTCGATGCGGGTATCGATGCGGCAGGTCACGGCGAAGCGCTCTTCGCCGCCGTCGGTACGGTGCAGTTCGACGATCAGCTGTTGTCGCGGCGCGAGATCGCCGGTCAGGCCGCGGATGCTCAGGCGTTCGCTGCCGTCGAGTGCCAGGCTGCGCCGGTTCTGACCGGGGAGGAACTGCAGCGGCAGCACGCCCATGCCGACCAGGTTGGCGCGATGAATGCGCTCGAAACTCTCGGCCAGCACCGCGCGCACGCCGAGCAGGCGAGTGCCTTTGGCCGCCCAGTCGCGTGACGACCCGGTGCCATATTCCTTGCCGGCGACCACCAGCAGCGGTACCCCTGCGGCCTGGTAGCGCTGGGCGGCCTCGAAGATCGACAGCCGTTCG harbors:
- the ccoP gene encoding cytochrome-c oxidase, cbb3-type subunit III, with protein sequence MTTFWSLYITILTVGTLLALTWLIFATRKGQRPDTTDQTMGHTFDGIEEYDNPLPRWWFLLFVGTLIFSVGYLALYPGLGKWKGVLPGYEDGWTGVNQWKKEMARADEQYGPLYAKYAAMPVAEVAKDEQALKMGARLFASNCSVCHGSDAKGAYGFPNLTDHDWLWGGEADTIKTTILGGRQAAMPAWKDVLGEEGIRNVAGYIRSLSDLKNPEGIDLAAGQQIYATNCVACHGVEAKGNPLMGAPNLTDRVWLYGSSFAQVQQTLRHGRNGVMPAQNEILGNDKVHLLAAYVYSLSQKAEQQ
- a CDS encoding cbb3-type cytochrome oxidase subunit 3; the protein is MEIGTLRGLGTALVLIAFAGLLLWAFSGKRKKNFDEAANLPFADEPETPEKPTSDEHASRSNKE
- the ccoO gene encoding cytochrome-c oxidase, cbb3-type subunit II; translated protein: MKNHEIIEKNIGLMALLMVLAVSIGGLTQIVPLFFQKETTEPVEGLKPYTALQLEGRDIYIKEGCVGCHSQMVRPFRAETERYGHYSVAGESVYDHPFLWGSKRTGPDLARVGGRYSDDWHRAHLYNPRNVVPESKMPSYPWLVEHQLDGKHTAAKMEALRTLGVPYTDEDIAGARDAVKGKTEMDALVAYLQVLGTSIKNKR
- the ccoN gene encoding cytochrome-c oxidase, cbb3-type subunit I — encoded protein: MSTAISQTAYNYKVVRQFAIMTVIWGVIGMGLGVLIAAQLVWPSLNFDLPWTSFGRLRPLHTNAVIFAFGGCALMATSFYVVQRTCQTRLFSDALASFVFWGWQAVIVLAVITLPQGFTSSKEYAELEWPIDILIAVVWVSYAVVFFGTVMKRQAKHIYVGNWFFGAFILVTAMLHIVNNMEIPVTLFKSYSMYSGATDAMIQWWYGHNAVGFFLTTGFLGMMYYFVPKQAERPVYSYRLSIVHFWALITLYIWAGPHHLHYTALPDWAQGLGMVMSVILLAPSWGGMINGMMTLSGAWHKLRHDPILRFLVVSLAFYGMSTFEGPMMAIKTVNALSHYTDWTIGHVHAGALGWVAMVSIGSLYHLIPKVFGRKEMHSIPLINAHFWLATIGTVLYIASMWVNGIAQGLMWRAVNEDGTLTYSFVEALEASHPGFLVRMIGGAFFLTGMLLMAYNTWRTVRVAKANEMAAAEQFVVQGAH
- the ccoP gene encoding cytochrome-c oxidase, cbb3-type subunit III, whose amino-acid sequence is MTGFWSFYITILTVGTLLALAWLIFVTRKGQRPDTTDQTMGHTFDGIEEYDNPLPRWWFLLFVGTLIFGALYLVLYPGLGNWKGVLPGYEGGWTQVKQWQREMDRADAEYGPLFAKYAAMPVAEVAKDEQALKMGSRMFASYCSVCHGSDAKGSYGFPNLTDSHWRWGGEAETIKASILAGRHGIMPGWVAVIGEDGVKNVAAYVRGELAGLPLPEGHGADLAAGQQIFAANCVACHGAEGKGVPAMGAPNLTASTGWIYGSSLTQLQQTIRNGRQGQMPAQEPYLGNDKVHLLAAYVYSLSQQPAQ
- the ccoO gene encoding cytochrome-c oxidase, cbb3-type subunit II; translated protein: MKNHEIIEKNIGLMALLMVLAVSIGGLTQIVPLFFQKETTEPVEGLKPYTALQLEGRDIYIKEGCVGCHSQMVRPFRAETERYGHYSVAGESVYDHPFLWGSKRTGPDLARVGGRYSDDWHRAHLYNPRNVVPESKMPSYPWLVEHQLDGKHTAAKMEALRTLGVPYTDEDIAGARDAVKGKTEMDALVAYLQVLGTSIKNKR
- the ccoN gene encoding cytochrome-c oxidase, cbb3-type subunit I; the protein is MSTANLRTAYNYRVVRQFAIMTVIWGIVGMGLGVLIAAQLVWPSLNFDLPWTSFGRLRPLHTNAVIFAFGGCALFATSYYAVQRTCQTRLFGGPLVAFTFWGWQAVILLAAITLPLGYTSSKEYAELEWPIDILIAVVWVSYAVVFFGTVMQRKSKHIYVGNWFFGAFILVTAMLHIVNNLEIPVTFTKSYSLYAGATDAMIQWWYGHNAVGFFLTTGFLGMMYYFVPKQAERPVYSYRLSIVHFWALITLYIWAGPHHLHYTALPDWAQSLGMVMSVILLAPSWGGMINGMMTLSGAWHKLRHDPILRFLVVSLAFYGMSTFEGPMMAIKTVNALSHYTDWTIGHVHAGALGWVAMVSIGSLYHLIPKVFGRKEMHSIPLINAHFWLATIGTVLYIASMWVNGIAQGLMWRAVNEDGTLTYSFVEALEASHPGFLVRMIGGAFFLTGMLLMAYNVWRTVRVAKANEMAAAEQFVVQGAH
- a CDS encoding alpha/beta family hydrolase — its product is MNFSGLMWSVPPDEVRGRLILAHGAGAPMDSPFMTGMSERLAGRGILVARFEFPYMAQRRQGGGKRPPNPQSQLLECWRTIWREVNAEASGDWAIGGKSMGGRMASLLADELGAAALICLGYPFHAAGKPERPRVEHLADLQTPTLIVQGERDALGNRERVAGYALSPAIRLHWLAAGDHDLKPLKASGYTHAAHLDSAAAQVAAFFVAE